One segment of Thermosipho atlanticus DSM 15807 DNA contains the following:
- a CDS encoding ATP-binding protein: protein DRDGANIFFQLISKRYEKHSTIITTNTPFSEWSEIFGSPVLSQAILDRLLHHSHVILIKGKSYRLKEKLEFFSNSSKQ from the coding sequence GATAGAGATGGAGCAAATATATTCTTCCAACTAATCTCAAAAAGATATGAAAAACATTCAACAATAATAACAACCAATACTCCGTTTTCAGAATGGAGCGAGATATTTGGTTCTCCTGTACTATCTCAAGCAATATTAGATAGACTATTACACCATTCCCACGTAATCTTAATTAAAGGAAAATCTTATAGATTAAAGGAAAAACTTGAATTTTTCTCTAATTCTTCTAAACAATAA
- a CDS encoding DMT family transporter has translation MSKKWIAVSNLLLVTAIWGLTFPIQKLILPSISPFVYNAIRFWIATLLSFLLFGKGNKFGLLLGIVLGFAYAAQTWGLAITTSSKSGFITAFYIVLIPLFSYIIEKEKPTFFQITGFFIAIVGEYFLSGGIDYFNVGDFLTLICAILYALHVVMVTHFSKKMKEEHLLTSQFFVVALLNSFLGIGSSWKISLNIFSVASFTAIFATIYALIAQIRYQKVVGSNTSALIFVGEPVFATIFSIIILSENLTYFQFLGIFLTTFALILAVLPNYKK, from the coding sequence TTGAGTAAAAAATGGATAGCAGTCTCCAATCTTTTGTTAGTTACAGCTATTTGGGGACTTACTTTTCCCATACAAAAATTAATCCTGCCCAGCATTTCTCCGTTTGTTTACAATGCAATTCGTTTTTGGATTGCAACCCTTTTATCATTTCTTTTGTTCGGTAAAGGAAATAAATTTGGCCTCTTGCTTGGAATTGTTTTAGGATTTGCATACGCGGCACAAACATGGGGATTAGCAATAACTACTTCATCCAAAAGTGGTTTTATTACAGCATTTTATATTGTTTTAATTCCCTTGTTTTCTTATATTATTGAGAAAGAAAAGCCAACATTTTTTCAAATAACAGGTTTTTTCATTGCAATAGTCGGAGAGTATTTCTTATCTGGAGGTATAGATTACTTTAATGTTGGAGATTTTTTAACATTAATTTGTGCAATATTATATGCATTACACGTCGTAATGGTAACTCATTTCTCAAAAAAAATGAAAGAAGAACACCTACTTACTTCCCAATTCTTTGTTGTAGCATTATTAAATTCCTTTCTTGGCATTGGCTCATCTTGGAAAATAAGCTTGAACATATTTAGTGTAGCTAGTTTTACAGCAATCTTTGCTACTATCTACGCATTGATTGCTCAAATAAGATATCAAAAAGTAGTGGGGAGTAACACCTCAGCCTTAATATTCGTTGGCGAACCCGTATTCGCAACTATTTTTTCAATAATCATACTTTCAGAAAATTTAACATATTTCCAATTCTTAGGCATTTTTCTGACCACATTTGCATTAATACTAGCAGTTTTACCAAATTATAAAAAATAA
- a CDS encoding metallophosphoesterase family protein, whose product MLYVIGDIHGCFDDLIKIIDQIEDNSKIIFLGDYIDRGPKSKEVVDLVKDLKNAVPLMGNHEDMLIRYFNGYSSSWLHPNNGGYATIKSFGSPEKVITYLDFFTSLRFLHLENIMGVNILFSHGNINPKFPVKEILGIKTYDEYYEKIQEKLISFNETNIWERNIFEKPTGNYVVVHGHTPFNSVFLNRYKNKIFEINIDTGAVYGGCLTALKIPYTDDEIKKDTTIYQISSKSKVSSRPLCSLEDLFRRNNFE is encoded by the coding sequence ATGCTTTATGTTATCGGAGATATTCACGGTTGTTTTGATGATTTAATAAAAATAATAGATCAAATTGAAGATAATTCAAAGATTATCTTTTTAGGTGATTACATTGATAGAGGGCCTAAATCTAAAGAAGTAGTTGACTTAGTAAAAGATTTAAAAAATGCAGTACCTCTAATGGGGAACCACGAAGATATGCTGATCAGATACTTCAATGGATATAGTAGTTCGTGGTTACATCCAAATAACGGCGGATATGCAACAATAAAGTCGTTTGGTTCACCTGAAAAAGTCATAACATATTTAGATTTTTTCACAAGTTTGAGATTTCTTCATTTGGAAAACATCATGGGAGTAAACATTTTATTTAGCCATGGAAATATTAATCCAAAATTTCCTGTTAAAGAAATACTGGGTATAAAAACCTATGATGAATATTATGAAAAAATACAAGAGAAATTAATTTCATTTAACGAAACCAATATATGGGAAAGAAATATCTTTGAAAAGCCAACAGGAAATTACGTCGTGGTTCATGGTCACACACCATTCAATAGTGTGTTTTTGAATAGATACAAAAATAAAATATTTGAGATAAATATAGATACTGGTGCAGTATATGGTGGTTGTTTAACTGCATTAAAAATTCCATATACTGACGATGAGATCAAAAAAGACACAACAATTTATCAAATATCGTCTAAATCAAAAGTTTCGAGTAGGCCCCTTTGTTCTTTAGAAGATTTATTTAGGAGGAATAATTTTGAGTAA
- a CDS encoding HD domain-containing protein codes for MGFGRLIFMLGNLFTIQRWNNKPAIIKFSEADNAYTTLLISFFLKDRYEKKVEESVQWRLSRVLPKLVLSDISLELKERVERFSPDVWKKVREKAFNDLYKVIDKAFIKQITTDEQSVYDKFADVITSLFEAKVNGKLFDYEIPIEELNAKLEQIEIEEKEELLEISKIIFSIVLNMISMTRWNRVHRNIKTTVAGHSFIVVVVAYIISTLLSLSEEKKEEVIKRALLHDLPEAFTGDVITPTKKKSPELDNLVSLVEKEMFLDWISVNPSISYISDYLEFVINPFEGYLGKIVRAADHFAALLECSLEMFSGNKEDVFRDAFFDFKKKLKNFSELDLSEWIDEIEDLIF; via the coding sequence ATGGGTTTTGGTAGATTAATATTTATGCTGGGAAATTTATTTACTATTCAAAGATGGAATAATAAGCCGGCAATAATTAAGTTTTCAGAAGCTGATAATGCTTATACAACACTTTTAATTTCTTTTTTCTTAAAAGATAGATACGAAAAAAAAGTTGAAGAGTCTGTTCAGTGGAGATTGTCGCGGGTTTTACCCAAACTTGTGTTGTCAGATATATCCCTTGAATTAAAGGAAAGAGTAGAGAGATTCTCGCCTGATGTATGGAAAAAAGTCAGAGAAAAAGCTTTTAATGATTTATACAAAGTAATAGATAAAGCTTTTATAAAGCAAATAACAACGGATGAACAATCTGTATATGATAAATTTGCAGATGTTATAACCAGTTTATTTGAGGCAAAAGTTAATGGAAAATTATTTGATTATGAAATTCCAATTGAAGAGTTAAACGCAAAATTGGAACAGATTGAAATTGAAGAGAAAGAAGAACTTTTAGAAATATCTAAAATAATCTTTTCTATAGTACTTAATATGATTTCAATGACAAGATGGAATAGGGTTCACAGGAACATAAAAACTACAGTTGCGGGACATTCGTTCATTGTAGTAGTTGTTGCATACATAATTTCTACCTTGTTATCTTTATCCGAAGAGAAGAAAGAGGAAGTAATCAAAAGAGCTTTGCTACATGACTTACCTGAAGCGTTTACTGGAGATGTAATAACCCCTACCAAGAAAAAAAGTCCTGAGCTAGATAATTTAGTTTCCTTAGTTGAAAAGGAAATGTTTTTAGATTGGATAAGTGTAAATCCTTCAATTTCTTATATAAGTGATTATTTGGAATTTGTAATTAATCCTTTTGAAGGTTATTTGGGAAAAATAGTTAGAGCGGCAGATCATTTTGCAGCACTTTTGGAATGTTCGTTGGAAATGTTTTCAGGGAACAAGGAAGATGTCTTTAGAGATGCATTTTTTGATTTCAAAAAGAAATTAAAGAATTTTTCTGAGCTTGATTTATCTGAATGGATTGATGAAATAGAAGATTTGATATTTTAG
- the minC gene encoding septum site-determining protein MinC codes for MVELKMLKSGIVLYIDEYEDLKSLLLEINNIFENVSHIFQPGDKIMLKVEEYRKKIKDIPKIIEKIESYDLKVSSILTENYDENDAIVRVKEKDEPKMETLIISRNLRSGQKLNHSGHLIFIGDVHSGSEIIAGGTLVIFGNCFGIVRAGLKVANSYILSLNLKSSLIQIGEIKQVLSKQYESPVFVYGKGGKIYIEELGNE; via the coding sequence ATGGTTGAACTTAAAATGCTCAAATCTGGAATTGTTTTGTATATTGATGAGTATGAAGACCTTAAAAGTTTACTTTTAGAGATAAATAACATATTTGAAAATGTAAGCCATATTTTCCAACCTGGAGACAAAATAATGTTGAAAGTTGAAGAATACAGAAAAAAAATAAAAGATATTCCGAAGATTATTGAAAAGATAGAATCATATGATTTGAAAGTATCGAGTATTTTGACGGAAAATTATGATGAAAATGATGCTATCGTAAGAGTGAAGGAAAAAGATGAGCCCAAAATGGAAACATTGATAATTTCTAGAAATTTACGTTCTGGACAAAAGTTAAATCATTCTGGGCATTTAATTTTCATTGGAGATGTACATTCAGGCTCGGAAATAATTGCCGGCGGTACTTTGGTAATTTTTGGTAACTGCTTTGGTATTGTAAGAGCGGGTTTGAAAGTTGCCAATTCGTATATCTTGTCACTTAATTTAAAGAGTTCCCTTATTCAAATTGGTGAAATAAAACAAGTTCTTTCAAAACAGTATGAGTCACCAGTTTTTGTATATGGAAAAGGTGGAAAGATATATATTGAAGAATTAGGAAACGAGTAG